In Bradyrhizobium sp. 200, the sequence CAAAAGCCCAGCCGACGGCCTTGCGAGAGAACGCGTCGAGAATGACGGCGAGATAGGCGAAGGTCTTGGCGAGATGGACATAGGTGATGTCCGCGACCCAGATTTGATCGGGCGCGGACGGCACCAGGCCGCGCACCAGATTTGGGACGACGAGAACGTCCCTTGGTCGCTCCGCAGGTGGCTTCAGGAACGGCGCCTTGCGCTGCGCAAGAAGATTGTCTTCGCGCATAAGCCTCAGGACTTTCTTGGCATTTACGACCATGCCTTGGCGACGGAGCGTGGCTGTCACGCGTCGATAGCCGTAGAAGGGATGCTTGAGGCAAATGCGCTGGAGCTGGTCGCGCAGTTCGCACTCGACCGTCTCGCGACTGTGTCTGTTAAGATGCCGGTAATAGGTCGCGCGCGGCAGACCCGCTAAACGGCAGAGGCGTTGCACGTCTGCGTGGGAATCGGTTGCTTCCGATGTCATGGCTTGGATGACTTCGATGATGCGGATGCGGGTTTGCCTTGCGCTGCCGGCCGCTCCAATGCGCGCAAGGCTTCCCGAAAAAAATCGATGTCCATTTGCTGGCGGCCCACCAGCCGTTCGAGTTCAGCGATGCGGGCATTCGCACGCGTGAGCGCAGAACGCTTGTCGTCATACGTCGGTCGAGGCTTGAGCTTCCGGGGACCAGGCTTGGGTCCAGGCTTGCGGTTCAATCCCTCTGGCCCATGCGCCTTCCACGCCTTGATCCAGTCGTGAAGAATCTTGCGCGATATCCCGAGCTCGCGAGCCACAGGCAGAACGCCTTCGCCTCGCTCAACGCGCTTGATCGCCTTCAATTTGTACGCCGTCGGAAACTGACGGTTCTTTCCTCTTACTGCCACAGGTCATCCTCAAAATGCCTGTCACAGGAATTACCGTGTCTCACTTAAGGGGTGCAGTCCAGGCCTGTCACCGTAATTCTACGGAACGCTGCTCATCACAAGGTGCTGCGCGTTTTTCGAATCGAGAACAAATCTTCACAGGCAGGCTGCTGCAAACCGAGCGATGCTCGATGTGCCTCGTCGATGTGCACACGATGGTGCGATCGCAGTACCGAAACGCAACAGGCGACCGCAATCAGACGACGGAAGTAGAGTTGTAATGGGGGAACCAGCCAGACTCAGGTTAGACTCCGTGCAGTTGGAACTTGGCAGGGGACTCCAATGCCATACTTCAATTTTGATCTCGTCGTCGGCGCGGACGTCAAAAACCAGGGCGGTATGATCCTCGAAAACACGGATTACGCGATCGATAAAGCCGATAGCCTTGCAAACGAGCTTTGCATCGTTCGTCCCGAGCTGTGTTCGACAGGGTGTGCCGTGCGCGTTACCGACGGAGACAGTAACGAGCTTTACCGCACTCCGGTCGAGCTTGGCGGCCGCAGATGAAATCGTCCCGTCATGCACGGTGAGTGCGTGATTTGCGAATTGCGGTGACAATGCGCGGCTGACCTACGGTGACAGCGCTTAACTTGCCGGTGGTGGCGAAGGCACGGCTACCGATGACCGCGCCTTGTCGACGCCGTCGACGATCGCGAGCATCATCGCCCACGCCACACGATGCGTGGTCCAGTCGCTGTCATGCAGCCTGTCGTTATCCGTCGGATCGACCATCCGGTCGAACGAGACCTGCTCGACCTCGTACAAGCCCTTCATGAAAGCGAAGCGGCGGAACACATTGACGCCGGCGTCCCGCGCCAGATCGCTGATCGCCTCGACCATCGCGACCGCTTTGCCCTTCTTGGCCGGCGTCAACACGGCCGGCACATATTGGAGGTCCATCAGGACGACGTCGGCCTGCGTTTCGTCGCGCAGCTTGACCAGACCATCCCGGATGGCCTCGGTGGTTTCGTTGAAG encodes:
- a CDS encoding IS3 family transposase; translated protein: MTSEATDSHADVQRLCRLAGLPRATYYRHLNRHSRETVECELRDQLQRICLKHPFYGYRRVTATLRRQGMVVNAKKVLRLMREDNLLAQRKAPFLKPPAERPRDVLVVPNLVRGLVPSAPDQIWVADITYVHLAKTFAYLAVILDAFSRKAVGWAFENTLDASLAISALENALQDRKPTPGSLIHHSDRGVQYASIAYRQRLADRDITISMSRPGNPFDNAKAESFMKTLKAEEVNGKAFSDISDARRRIDSFIADVYKGAPALGARIPIAS
- a CDS encoding helix-turn-helix domain-containing protein, whose product is MAVRGKNRQFPTAYKLKAIKRVERGEGVLPVARELGISRKILHDWIKAWKAHGPEGLNRKPGPKPGPRKLKPRPTYDDKRSALTRANARIAELERLVGRQQMDIDFFREALRALERPAAQGKPASASSKSSKP
- a CDS encoding GDSL-type esterase/lipase family protein, whose product is MDGDPSQIPVEPIPFAHGLTRFAQSLARGQAKIVAIGSSTTAGHGNVTAYPGRLLSFLQNGYPRANIAMVNKGIGGQEAPIEVQRFDTDVIAEKPDLVIWQVGTNAVWQRPDQHPPSFNETTEAIRDGLVKLRDETQADVVLMDLQYVPAVLTPAKKGKAVAMVEAISDLARDAGVNVFRRFAFMKGLYEVEQVSFDRMVDPTDNDRLHDSDWTTHRVAWAMMLAIVDGVDKARSSVAVPSPPPAS